A section of the Acidobacterium capsulatum ATCC 51196 genome encodes:
- the msrA gene encoding peptide-methionine (S)-S-oxide reductase MsrA produces the protein MAKATFGAGCFWGVEASFRQLHGVQDVAAGYEGGKLDNPTYRDVCTDLTGHAEVVEIDFNPDEIRFEQLLEAFFGLHDPTQLNRQGPDWGTQYRSVIFYHSPEQQTVAQAFIDRLTAEKRFPRPIVTQVVPAATFWRAEEYHQRYLEKRGLATCHI, from the coding sequence ATGGCAAAGGCAACATTTGGAGCGGGCTGTTTCTGGGGAGTGGAAGCCAGCTTCCGGCAACTGCATGGCGTTCAGGATGTGGCAGCCGGATATGAGGGCGGAAAGCTCGATAACCCCACCTATCGGGATGTATGCACTGACCTCACCGGCCACGCTGAGGTCGTAGAGATCGACTTCAACCCCGACGAGATTCGCTTCGAGCAGCTTCTTGAGGCCTTTTTTGGCCTGCATGACCCGACCCAACTGAACCGCCAGGGGCCGGACTGGGGCACCCAGTATCGCAGCGTGATCTTCTATCACTCACCAGAACAGCAGACTGTGGCGCAGGCCTTTATCGATCGCCTGACAGCAGAGAAGCGTTTCCCCCGGCCAATCGTGACTCAGGTAGTGCCGGCAGCAACCTTCTGGCGCGCGGAAGAATACCACCAGAGGTATTTGGAAAAGCGCGGCCTGGCCACTTGCCACATCTAA
- a CDS encoding SDR family oxidoreductase translates to MQISGNTILITGGGSGIGRALAEAFHREGNQVIIAGRRKSVLDETTAANPGMASMVLDIESKEAVKNFAAEIVQKFPKLNVVLNNAGIMQVENLKEAADEATAESIININLLGTIRLTSALLPHLLQQPKATVLTVSSGLAFVPLAMTPVYCATKAAVHSWSQSLRYQLKNTSVGVIEIIPPYVQTELMGAQQASDSRAMPLAEYLQETFHILKTQPDVEEVHVERVKFLSQAAERGEYVKVFETLNGMWAGEGH, encoded by the coding sequence ATGCAGATTTCAGGCAATACCATTCTCATTACGGGCGGCGGATCGGGCATTGGCCGTGCGCTGGCCGAGGCTTTCCACCGCGAGGGCAATCAGGTCATCATTGCGGGCCGCCGGAAGAGCGTGCTGGATGAGACGACCGCAGCTAATCCCGGCATGGCCTCGATGGTGCTCGATATCGAGAGCAAAGAGGCCGTGAAGAACTTCGCCGCGGAGATTGTGCAGAAGTTCCCCAAGCTGAACGTGGTGCTGAACAATGCCGGCATCATGCAGGTGGAGAATCTCAAAGAAGCAGCCGACGAGGCGACGGCCGAATCCATCATCAACATCAACCTGCTGGGCACTATCCGGCTTACGTCCGCGCTGCTGCCGCACCTGTTGCAGCAGCCGAAGGCGACGGTGCTCACGGTTTCGTCCGGGCTGGCCTTTGTGCCGCTGGCGATGACGCCGGTGTACTGTGCCACCAAGGCGGCGGTGCATTCGTGGTCGCAGTCGCTGCGTTACCAGCTCAAGAACACCTCGGTGGGAGTCATCGAGATCATTCCGCCTTACGTGCAGACTGAACTCATGGGCGCGCAGCAGGCCAGCGACTCGCGGGCCATGCCTCTGGCGGAGTATCTGCAGGAGACCTTCCACATTCTCAAGACGCAGCCGGATGTGGAGGAAGTCCACGTGGAGCGGGTGAAGTTCCTGAGCCAGGCCGCCGAGCGCGGGGAGTATGTCAAGGTGTTTGAAACGCTCAATGGTATGTGGGCAGGCGAAGGGCACTGA
- a CDS encoding OmpH family outer membrane protein, whose amino-acid sequence MKRSLSLICVLATGLSMNAMAQTSKAPAPGTKIAVIMFQAAVAHTNEGERDLADLQKKFAPQRDKLQQENQEINNLKQQLQAAGKTLTDQQRADRLRVINQKEKDLQQNAQDAQTDFQNALGDDFNGLAQKVGTVMTDYAKAHSYTLVIDAGSQQSPVLWASPSADITKAVIAAYNAKSGVPAPPPSAPAPHAAGKQ is encoded by the coding sequence ATGAAGCGTTCGTTGTCATTGATTTGTGTGCTCGCAACCGGCCTGAGCATGAATGCCATGGCCCAAACCAGCAAGGCTCCGGCGCCGGGAACCAAGATTGCTGTCATCATGTTCCAGGCTGCCGTGGCTCACACCAACGAGGGAGAGCGTGATCTGGCTGACCTGCAGAAGAAGTTCGCTCCTCAGCGGGACAAACTGCAGCAGGAGAATCAGGAGATCAACAATCTCAAGCAGCAGCTTCAGGCCGCCGGCAAGACACTGACCGATCAGCAGCGGGCGGATCGTCTGCGCGTGATCAACCAGAAGGAAAAGGACCTGCAGCAGAACGCTCAGGACGCCCAGACCGACTTCCAGAATGCTTTGGGTGATGACTTCAATGGACTGGCTCAAAAAGTCGGCACCGTGATGACCGACTATGCCAAGGCGCACAGCTACACGCTGGTGATCGATGCCGGGTCGCAGCAGAGTCCGGTTCTCTGGGCCAGCCCCTCGGCAGACATTACCAAGGCTGTGATTGCTGCCTACAACGCCAAGTCCGGTGTACCGGCACCTCCGCCGTCGGCTCCTGCGCCTCATGCAGCAGGCAAGCAGTAG
- a CDS encoding alpha-glucuronidase family glycosyl hydrolase encodes MMKLNCWKVAALSCAATLFLPLPLHAESGAKAWLRYAPVKLAAPLPQRMVVLDKAVTVRSAAFELRRGLLSMTGAAPVSVPVSGYVSGLGLDAQPEFVLGTVTEVRKALPGWHAPVGLKLDGYALETFRNHGQTDLIIAGRTPRGVLYGTFALLETLGEHSELKQLQIASSPSAPIRWADQWDNLNGSIERGYGGRSIFFNDGHVRANLARVGQYARLLASVGLNGVDVNNVNASPQMLSPETIAGLGRIADVMRPWGVRVAISVDFRSPETLGGMKTFNPKDPQVIAWWRQKVNALYQAIPDFAGFTVKADSEGQAGPSQYGLTPAAAANMLAGLLRPHGGVVMYRAFVYNNHLDWNDKKADRARAAYDIFHPLDGKFASNVVVQIKNGPIDFQVREPASPLYAGLRHTNEAMELEVTQEYLGQARQTVYLVPMWKKTLDFNMHAENRDTPVKSIVEGKAFHRPLGGYAAVVNVGLDANWLRNPLSMANLWGYGQLAWNPDQSAEEIASNWARLTFGDDPRIVSAVDSILLPSWHVYEDYTGPLGLETLTDITGAHYGPAPQSAERNGWGMWFRATHTGVGMDRTTATGTGFIGQYPPKVAAMYESLKTCPDDLLLFMHHVPYTHRLHDGKTVIQYIYDSHYAGAIAAQKFVDEWKTLHGLIDTERYEQVLGIQRYQAAYAIVWRDGITRYFYKMSGIADDKGRVGHYAGRVTGAQMQLRGYSPEKVTPWEDASDGKAEVCRDQAQCTASTVLQHPAGVYNIGVQYFDLPQGASTFDLLLNGKALAHWTADRHLPGYKIDGDTSIRYLVRHVSLKPGDKLALVGHPEGGEPAPFDYVVVYPSADQSKLHN; translated from the coding sequence ATGATGAAACTGAATTGCTGGAAAGTGGCCGCGCTCTCGTGCGCGGCCACCCTCTTTTTGCCGCTGCCATTGCATGCAGAGAGTGGCGCCAAGGCATGGCTGCGCTATGCTCCCGTGAAGCTGGCGGCTCCACTGCCGCAGCGAATGGTGGTGCTGGACAAGGCGGTGACGGTGCGCAGCGCTGCCTTTGAGCTGCGCCGGGGATTGCTCTCGATGACGGGTGCTGCGCCGGTCTCTGTGCCAGTTTCTGGGTATGTCTCTGGGCTGGGGCTGGATGCCCAGCCGGAATTTGTGCTGGGAACGGTTACAGAAGTCAGGAAGGCTCTTCCGGGCTGGCACGCTCCTGTGGGTCTGAAGCTCGACGGGTATGCGCTCGAGACCTTTCGCAACCATGGGCAGACGGATTTGATCATTGCCGGGCGCACGCCGCGCGGCGTGTTGTATGGCACGTTCGCTCTGCTTGAAACGCTGGGCGAGCATTCGGAACTGAAGCAGTTACAGATTGCGTCTTCGCCTTCGGCGCCGATTCGCTGGGCTGACCAGTGGGACAACCTGAACGGCAGCATTGAGCGCGGCTATGGCGGGCGGTCTATCTTCTTCAACGATGGGCATGTGCGCGCCAATCTTGCCCGCGTGGGACAGTATGCCCGCCTGCTGGCCTCGGTGGGACTGAATGGCGTGGATGTGAACAACGTCAATGCCAGCCCGCAGATGCTCTCGCCTGAGACCATTGCGGGGCTTGGGCGCATTGCCGATGTCATGCGCCCGTGGGGCGTGCGAGTGGCGATCTCAGTCGATTTTCGGAGCCCGGAAACGCTTGGCGGCATGAAGACCTTCAATCCCAAAGACCCGCAGGTGATTGCGTGGTGGCGGCAGAAGGTGAATGCGCTTTACCAGGCTATTCCTGACTTTGCGGGATTCACCGTCAAGGCCGACTCCGAGGGGCAGGCCGGCCCGTCGCAGTATGGGCTGACGCCGGCGGCCGCCGCGAACATGCTGGCGGGCCTGCTGCGCCCGCACGGCGGCGTCGTGATGTATCGCGCGTTTGTTTATAACAATCATCTGGACTGGAATGACAAGAAGGCGGACCGCGCCCGCGCGGCCTACGACATCTTTCATCCGCTGGACGGCAAGTTTGCGTCGAATGTCGTGGTCCAGATCAAGAACGGTCCTATCGACTTTCAGGTGCGCGAGCCTGCGTCTCCTTTGTATGCCGGACTGCGACATACCAATGAGGCGATGGAGCTTGAGGTCACGCAGGAGTACCTAGGGCAGGCGCGCCAGACCGTCTATCTGGTACCGATGTGGAAGAAGACGCTCGACTTCAACATGCATGCGGAGAATCGCGATACTCCTGTGAAGTCGATTGTCGAGGGCAAGGCCTTTCATCGTCCGCTCGGTGGTTACGCAGCCGTGGTGAACGTGGGGCTGGATGCAAACTGGCTGCGCAATCCGCTCTCGATGGCAAACTTGTGGGGCTATGGGCAACTGGCGTGGAATCCGGATCAGAGCGCGGAGGAGATTGCGTCGAACTGGGCGCGGCTGACGTTTGGGGATGATCCGCGGATCGTCTCGGCGGTGGACAGCATTCTGTTGCCGTCGTGGCATGTTTATGAGGACTACACCGGGCCGCTGGGCTTGGAGACACTCACGGATATTACCGGAGCGCACTATGGTCCTGCTCCGCAGTCGGCGGAGCGCAATGGATGGGGGATGTGGTTCCGCGCGACGCACACGGGCGTGGGCATGGATCGCACGACAGCGACGGGCACCGGATTTATCGGGCAGTATCCGCCGAAGGTGGCCGCGATGTATGAGTCGCTGAAGACGTGTCCGGACGATCTGCTGCTCTTCATGCATCATGTGCCGTATACGCACCGGCTGCATGATGGCAAGACGGTGATTCAGTACATCTATGACTCGCACTACGCCGGCGCGATTGCTGCGCAGAAGTTTGTGGATGAGTGGAAGACGCTGCATGGACTCATCGACACGGAGCGCTATGAGCAGGTGCTCGGCATTCAGCGCTATCAGGCCGCGTATGCGATTGTGTGGCGCGATGGCATTACGCGCTACTTCTACAAGATGTCTGGCATTGCGGATGACAAAGGCCGCGTGGGACATTATGCGGGCCGCGTGACGGGTGCGCAGATGCAACTCCGCGGTTATTCGCCGGAAAAGGTGACGCCGTGGGAGGACGCCTCCGATGGCAAGGCCGAGGTGTGCCGCGATCAGGCGCAATGCACGGCCAGCACGGTGCTGCAGCATCCGGCGGGCGTTTATAACATCGGCGTGCAGTACTTTGACCTGCCGCAGGGGGCTTCGACCTTTGATCTGCTGCTCAACGGCAAAGCTCTCGCGCACTGGACGGCGGACCGGCATCTGCCGGGCTACAAGATCGATGGAGATACCTCGATTCGTTATCTGGTGCGTCACGTGTCTCTGAAGCCGGGCGACAAGCTCGCGCTGGTCGGGCATCCAGAGGGCGGTGAGCCTGCGCCGTTTGATTATGTGGTGGTGTATCCGTCGGCCGATCAATCGAAGCTGCACAACTAA
- a CDS encoding alanyl-tRNA editing protein translates to MTAAERLYYNDSFLLSFTATVTDIREYSREDRQSLWQVALDRSAFYPTSGGQPFDLGLLRATSRLGNVLELPVVAVEEDEQGEVWHFVQKPLIAGTQIEGLVDWPRRLDHMQQHSGQHLLSAVFAHELEAHTLSFHLGEEVSTIDLDCGPLDEATLVRIERIANEQIAGNRPVRVRQLPRSEAEAMLASGELRKLPERDGELRIIEIEDYDRNACGGTHVNTTGQIGSLLIRGTEKVSRGVRVSYVCGLRAVMAARQDAAILASTAAQLSVGVPDVPASVERLRSEAKAAVKVNQKLREELAHYQATQIAVEVPIQNGLRWVDRVMNDRDADYLRMLASSLAAAVPRTIALLSCEQGQTVRLVLARSLDLDLHCGDVMKAVLARFGLRGGGSPGLAQTDVPLARLAEVRAALQTDLRRLPEV, encoded by the coding sequence ATGACGGCGGCAGAGCGGCTTTATTACAACGACTCCTTTCTTTTGAGCTTTACGGCAACCGTCACGGATATCCGCGAATACTCGCGGGAAGACAGGCAGTCGCTCTGGCAGGTTGCGCTGGACCGTTCAGCCTTCTACCCCACCAGCGGAGGCCAGCCCTTTGACCTTGGGCTGCTGCGGGCCACTTCGCGCCTGGGCAACGTGCTTGAACTGCCCGTGGTCGCAGTAGAAGAAGATGAGCAGGGCGAAGTCTGGCACTTTGTGCAGAAACCGCTGATCGCCGGCACACAGATCGAGGGTCTGGTCGACTGGCCCCGCCGCCTCGACCATATGCAGCAGCACAGCGGACAGCACCTGCTTTCGGCCGTCTTTGCCCACGAGCTGGAGGCGCACACCTTGTCCTTCCATCTCGGCGAAGAAGTCTCAACCATTGATCTGGATTGCGGCCCACTCGATGAGGCCACGCTGGTGCGAATCGAACGCATTGCCAATGAGCAGATCGCCGGAAATCGGCCAGTCCGCGTTCGCCAACTGCCTCGCTCAGAAGCTGAGGCCATGCTGGCGTCCGGGGAATTGCGCAAGCTGCCCGAACGCGATGGCGAGTTGCGCATCATTGAGATTGAAGATTATGACCGCAATGCCTGCGGTGGAACGCACGTGAATACCACCGGCCAGATTGGCAGCCTGCTGATCCGCGGCACGGAAAAGGTAAGCCGTGGAGTGCGTGTCAGCTACGTATGTGGACTGCGAGCCGTCATGGCCGCTCGACAGGATGCCGCGATACTCGCCAGTACCGCAGCCCAGCTCTCGGTCGGGGTGCCGGATGTCCCGGCATCCGTGGAGCGCCTCAGAAGCGAAGCCAAAGCCGCCGTCAAAGTTAACCAGAAGCTGCGCGAGGAGCTGGCTCACTATCAGGCCACGCAGATCGCGGTGGAAGTACCCATCCAGAATGGTCTTCGCTGGGTGGACCGCGTGATGAACGATCGCGACGCCGACTATCTGCGCATGCTGGCCTCCAGTCTTGCTGCCGCCGTGCCGCGTACGATCGCTCTGTTGAGCTGCGAACAAGGACAAACTGTGCGCCTCGTACTGGCTCGCAGTCTCGACCTCGATTTGCATTGCGGAGATGTAATGAAAGCCGTCCTTGCACGATTTGGTCTGCGCGGCGGCGGCTCCCCTGGCCTCGCTCAAACAGATGTTCCCCTCGCTCGGTTAGCCGAGGTGCGGGCAGCGCTGCAGACAGATCTGCGCAGGCTGCCAGAGGTATAG
- the bamA gene encoding outer membrane protein assembly factor BamA, producing MSKILRSYRRYAQFFVLLVLSFTAISAWAQQQIITQIRVIGVRRIPKETVLARMFSRVGDPYDPLTVERDFNSLWNTGYFTSVRIQKQDTPKGAILNVYLKEKPTISEIDYKGLNTITVSDILTRYKKDHVHLEQEDQFDPTQVAQAINAIRELEAEHGHQFATVRPELKNVPPARVAITFVVKEGPKVKVGKITFSGNQHVSSGTLRNAMVDLRPIGIPHSIIFEHLFARTYDASKLEEDSDRVLEAYRDRGYERADVGEPATHLRNETGLSLFTFRPRKGKRIDIHIPVTEGGRYYLGKITFTGNKAVQNVKALRAQFPIKDGEIFNATEFRKGLDNLRKAYGTLGYINFVATPTPTFDEKNHTMSWNIDIDEGKPFYVSRIEFRGNTVTRDFVIRRSLLLQEGQVYNSHLWELSLQRLNQLDYFNPLKVDQDSETHQNTEKGTVDLLLKVQEKGKNSIGLQGGVSGLSGSFIGLNYQTNNFLGLGETLTLQASGGDLARNLVFGFTEPYVHDKPLSLGFQVFDSKEDYNASKNYSLTGSPSGNLSAATNSLLQNYNQQSKGFTLSASYPLPHSFKRIGITYSWNKSSVNTFSQASQNLFQTLAFRSGIQGQNALEGILTSEVSLSLSENKLDALFLPHTGYELSTALQLAGIWGSVRYIRPVVEFKQFFPIKGLHLNRDGRNTLGYRIQGSYIRGFSGDVAPPFDRLYEGGEQDLRGFQIRAATPYGFVPTRVMFNLTNPDGTTVSRNPNVPTEGAIQVPIPVYGIAPVGGDLSFVGNLEYTIPIYARSVAFKFFNDFGMDMAVSQEQLKQSPEGIASLDSPLYGCPNYVNGSCQGGTQVQFSRYINIIKGTNYVPRDSLGAELDVMVPIINAPFRLYYAYNPLRLETQFNRPDLITRSMFPSGQAGTFSYDEAEQFYNGLYQLREPKKTFRLAVSTTF from the coding sequence TTGAGCAAGATTTTGCGTTCGTATCGCCGCTACGCGCAGTTCTTTGTTCTGTTGGTGCTGTCTTTCACGGCGATTTCAGCGTGGGCTCAGCAGCAGATCATCACCCAGATCCGCGTGATCGGCGTGCGCCGTATCCCCAAGGAGACGGTGCTGGCGCGCATGTTCAGCCGCGTGGGTGACCCTTATGATCCCCTGACGGTGGAGCGAGACTTCAACTCGCTCTGGAACACCGGCTACTTCACGAGCGTCCGCATTCAGAAGCAAGACACCCCCAAGGGTGCGATTCTGAACGTCTACCTCAAAGAGAAGCCCACGATCAGTGAGATTGATTACAAGGGCCTGAACACCATCACGGTTTCAGACATTCTGACTCGATACAAAAAAGACCACGTTCACCTCGAGCAGGAAGACCAGTTTGATCCGACACAGGTGGCGCAAGCCATTAACGCGATCCGCGAGTTGGAGGCCGAGCACGGCCATCAGTTCGCCACGGTTCGCCCCGAGCTCAAGAATGTGCCGCCGGCTCGCGTCGCCATCACCTTTGTGGTGAAGGAAGGCCCGAAGGTCAAGGTTGGCAAGATCACCTTCAGCGGCAACCAGCACGTTTCTTCGGGCACGCTTCGCAATGCAATGGTAGATCTGCGCCCGATCGGCATTCCGCACTCCATTATCTTTGAGCATCTTTTCGCGCGTACCTATGATGCGAGCAAGCTCGAAGAGGACTCTGACCGCGTGCTCGAAGCCTATCGCGATCGCGGCTATGAGCGCGCCGATGTGGGCGAACCGGCGACGCACCTGCGGAATGAGACCGGCTTGTCCCTGTTCACCTTCCGCCCCCGCAAAGGCAAGCGGATTGATATCCATATTCCTGTGACCGAAGGCGGCCGCTACTACCTTGGCAAGATCACCTTCACCGGCAACAAGGCGGTGCAGAACGTCAAGGCACTGCGCGCGCAGTTCCCCATCAAGGATGGCGAGATTTTCAACGCCACTGAATTCCGCAAGGGCCTCGACAACTTGCGCAAGGCTTACGGCACGCTGGGCTACATCAACTTCGTAGCCACCCCGACGCCTACCTTTGACGAGAAGAACCACACGATGAGCTGGAATATCGATATCGATGAAGGCAAGCCGTTCTATGTCTCCCGTATCGAATTCCGCGGCAACACCGTGACGCGCGACTTCGTGATTCGCCGTTCCCTGCTTTTGCAGGAAGGCCAGGTCTATAACAGCCACCTGTGGGAGCTGAGTCTGCAGCGCCTGAATCAGCTCGATTACTTCAATCCGCTCAAGGTGGATCAGGACTCGGAGACCCATCAGAACACCGAAAAGGGCACCGTCGACCTTCTGCTCAAGGTGCAGGAAAAGGGCAAGAACTCCATCGGTCTGCAGGGCGGTGTCAGCGGTCTCTCGGGCTCGTTTATCGGTTTGAATTACCAGACCAATAACTTCCTGGGACTCGGAGAGACTCTTACGCTGCAGGCCAGCGGTGGCGACCTCGCGCGCAACCTGGTCTTCGGTTTCACCGAGCCTTATGTGCATGACAAGCCGCTGAGCCTTGGCTTCCAGGTCTTTGACAGCAAGGAAGATTACAACGCCTCGAAGAACTACTCGCTGACCGGTTCCCCGTCGGGCAACCTCAGTGCGGCCACCAATTCGCTGCTGCAGAACTACAACCAGCAGAGCAAGGGATTCACTCTGTCGGCCAGCTATCCGCTGCCGCATTCCTTCAAGCGCATCGGTATCACCTACTCCTGGAACAAGTCTTCGGTGAATACCTTTAGCCAGGCTTCGCAGAACCTCTTCCAGACGCTGGCTTTCCGCAGCGGTATTCAGGGCCAGAATGCGCTGGAAGGCATTCTGACCAGCGAAGTCTCGCTGAGTCTCTCTGAGAACAAGCTCGACGCTCTCTTCCTGCCGCACACTGGTTATGAGCTCTCCACGGCTCTGCAGTTGGCTGGCATCTGGGGCAGCGTGCGGTACATCCGCCCGGTGGTCGAGTTCAAGCAGTTCTTCCCGATCAAGGGATTGCATCTGAACCGCGACGGCCGCAATACTCTCGGCTACCGTATTCAAGGCTCTTATATCCGCGGTTTCAGCGGAGACGTGGCGCCACCGTTTGACCGTCTCTATGAGGGCGGCGAGCAGGATCTGCGCGGCTTCCAGATTCGCGCGGCTACACCGTATGGCTTTGTGCCTACGCGTGTCATGTTCAACCTGACCAACCCGGATGGCACCACCGTCTCTCGTAATCCAAATGTTCCAACCGAGGGAGCCATTCAGGTTCCGATCCCGGTCTATGGCATCGCTCCGGTCGGTGGCGACCTCAGCTTTGTCGGGAACCTGGAATACACGATTCCGATTTATGCCCGGTCAGTGGCCTTCAAGTTCTTCAACGACTTTGGCATGGACATGGCCGTGAGCCAGGAGCAGCTCAAGCAGAGCCCGGAGGGCATCGCCAGCCTCGACTCTCCGCTTTATGGCTGCCCCAATTACGTGAACGGTTCCTGCCAGGGCGGTACGCAAGTGCAGTTCTCGCGCTACATCAACATCATCAAGGGCACCAACTATGTACCTCGCGATTCGCTGGGTGCCGAGCTGGACGTGATGGTGCCGATCATCAACGCGCCTTTCCGCCTCTACTATGCTTACAATCCGCTGCGTCTTGAGACGCAGTTCAACCGGCCGGATCTGATCACGCGCAGCATGTTCCCCTCGGGGCAGGCCGGTACGTTCAGCTACGACGAGGCCGAGCAGTTCTACAACGGTCTGTACCAGTTGCGCGAGCCCAAGAAGACGTTCCGGCTTGCTGTCAGCACGACCTTCTAA
- a CDS encoding molybdopterin-containing oxidoreductase family protein: MSTRTVHTVCSHDCPDSCGVLVTIDAAGKATRVQGDPSHPVTRGFLCGKVAKYLDRVYAPDRLLYPMRRRKGAPKGPGRELDAFERISWDEALDEVARRLQQVSDEHGSEAILPYSYAGTIGLLGYGSMDRRFFHRLGASQLGRTICSATGGEALESVYGIKYGTEPEQFAHARLILAWGANVHGNNIHLWPFIEEARRNGAKLVVIDPYQTRTAALADWHIPIHPGTDAALALGMMHVLVRDGLCDLEYIRENTTGFDRLAEHVEEYTPERVAGITGLSAAEVEQLARMYGTTQPAVIRMNYGVQRSENGGTAARAIAMLPALTGAWRYAGGGFQLSTSGGFPFDKQALERPDLMKSSPLGRPSRVLNMSLLGQVLAASEPPVKALFVYNSNPAAIAPDQAAVLRGLARPDLFTVVHEQFLTDTADYADILLPATTFLEHRDIQGAYGHYYLQLSEQAVEPLGEARPNVWLFSQLAQRMGFAEPCFRDSIDDLIRQALHEGKEQPATFRGITLELLEKQPTQRLRLHEETADGKEKPWLPFAQGPFPTASGKIELYSEPLAKRGADALPTFRPPRESRLGREGSPYPLEFLARKADNYMNSTFVNLPGHRKLETAYNGVLEMHPDDAAERGVTDGASVVAWNGRGSLPLVARISRKVGRGVVAGRLHWNKLSAAGHNVNLLTGQHLTDLAGGPALYSVLVDVRLADSLTNSGD; this comes from the coding sequence ATGTCCACGCGCACGGTCCATACGGTTTGTTCTCATGACTGCCCCGACTCCTGCGGGGTGCTGGTGACCATTGACGCAGCCGGCAAGGCGACGCGCGTGCAGGGTGATCCTAGCCATCCGGTGACGCGCGGTTTTTTGTGCGGCAAGGTGGCGAAGTATCTCGACCGCGTCTATGCGCCGGACCGCCTGCTGTACCCCATGCGGCGGCGCAAGGGTGCGCCTAAAGGGCCGGGACGCGAGCTGGATGCGTTCGAGCGCATTAGTTGGGATGAAGCGCTGGATGAGGTGGCGCGGCGTCTGCAGCAGGTCAGCGACGAGCATGGGTCTGAGGCGATTTTGCCCTACTCCTATGCGGGAACCATTGGCCTGCTCGGATACGGTTCGATGGACCGGCGGTTCTTCCATCGGCTGGGAGCGTCGCAGCTTGGCCGCACGATCTGCTCGGCCACGGGCGGCGAGGCGCTGGAGTCGGTTTACGGCATCAAGTACGGCACAGAGCCGGAGCAGTTTGCGCATGCGCGGCTGATTCTGGCCTGGGGAGCGAATGTTCACGGCAACAATATTCATCTGTGGCCGTTTATTGAAGAAGCGCGGCGCAACGGCGCCAAGCTGGTGGTGATTGACCCCTACCAGACGCGCACGGCAGCGCTGGCCGACTGGCATATTCCGATTCATCCCGGCACGGATGCCGCCCTGGCGCTGGGCATGATGCATGTGCTGGTGCGCGATGGGCTATGCGATCTGGAATACATTCGCGAAAACACCACGGGCTTTGACCGGCTGGCGGAGCATGTCGAGGAATACACGCCTGAGCGCGTGGCCGGCATCACGGGCCTGAGCGCGGCCGAGGTGGAGCAACTGGCCCGCATGTATGGCACCACGCAGCCCGCGGTGATTCGTATGAATTATGGTGTGCAGCGCTCAGAGAATGGCGGCACCGCGGCGCGCGCCATTGCCATGCTGCCCGCTCTGACCGGGGCCTGGCGTTATGCGGGCGGAGGATTCCAGCTTTCGACGAGCGGAGGCTTTCCTTTTGACAAGCAGGCGCTGGAGCGGCCCGACCTCATGAAATCCAGTCCGCTCGGCCGTCCATCGCGCGTGCTCAATATGTCGCTGCTGGGACAGGTGCTTGCGGCCAGCGAGCCTCCGGTGAAGGCGCTGTTTGTGTATAACTCCAACCCGGCGGCCATTGCACCCGATCAGGCGGCGGTGCTGCGGGGCCTGGCGCGGCCTGACCTCTTCACGGTGGTGCATGAGCAGTTTTTGACCGACACGGCAGATTACGCCGACATTCTGCTGCCGGCCACGACGTTTCTGGAGCACAGGGACATTCAGGGCGCGTACGGACATTATTATTTGCAGCTCTCGGAGCAGGCTGTGGAGCCGCTGGGCGAGGCGCGGCCGAATGTGTGGCTGTTTTCGCAACTGGCACAGCGTATGGGCTTTGCAGAGCCATGCTTCCGGGACTCGATCGATGACCTGATTCGCCAGGCGCTTCATGAGGGCAAGGAGCAGCCGGCCACGTTCAGGGGCATCACGCTGGAGTTGCTGGAGAAGCAGCCCACTCAGCGATTGCGACTGCACGAAGAGACGGCTGACGGGAAAGAGAAACCGTGGCTCCCCTTTGCGCAGGGGCCTTTTCCGACGGCGAGCGGAAAAATTGAGCTGTATTCCGAGCCGCTGGCCAAGCGCGGCGCGGATGCTCTGCCGACCTTCCGGCCTCCGCGGGAATCGCGGCTGGGCCGTGAGGGTTCGCCGTACCCGCTCGAGTTTCTGGCCCGCAAGGCCGATAACTATATGAATTCCACCTTTGTGAACCTGCCCGGGCACCGGAAGCTGGAGACGGCCTATAACGGCGTGCTCGAGATGCACCCTGATGATGCGGCGGAGCGCGGCGTGACCGATGGGGCTTCGGTGGTGGCCTGGAATGGCCGGGGCAGCCTGCCGCTGGTGGCCCGGATCAGCCGCAAAGTTGGCCGGGGGGTGGTTGCAGGCCGCCTCCATTGGAACAAATTGTCGGCGGCCGGCCACAACGTAAACTTGCTCACGGGCCAGCATTTGACCGATCTGGCTGGTGGCCCGGCTCTCTATTCGGTGCTCGTGGATGTCCGCCTTGCGGATTCCTTGACGAACTCCGGCGACTAA